In Hydrogenimonas thermophila, the genomic window TTAGAACTTCACTGATTGCAAAAAAGGCACAGATTAAAGAGCGTGGTTATGAGAGTGAAGTTTATCGAGTAAGAATTGTCGGTGATCTTGAACGTATACCAATAAAGGTAGAGCGTAAAAAGCCACGTTTAAGAAAAGCTAAGCGGGATGTTACCCATACAGGCATAAGGATAGAGCCTGATTGTGTTGATGACTATTATGGTTTTACAATTGATGGTAATCATCTATTTTTACTTGAAGATATGACAGTAACACACAATACAGCTTTTACACTCAATATGGCTTTGAAAGCATTGGAAAATGGGGATGGTGTAGCATTCTTCTCTCTGGAAATGCCAGCAGAACAACTGGTGCTTAGGATGCTTAGTGCTAAAACCTCGATTGCTTTGCAAGATTTAAGAGTAGGTAATCTTAGAGATGAAGAGTGGACGAGGCTTTCAGAAGCAGTTGATTGGTTAAGTAACCAGAAACTTTTTGTTGATGATGAAGGTACACTAAACATTCATCAAGTACGTGCAAAACTTAGAAAACTAAAATCTCACCATCCAGAGATTAAAATAGCTATAATCGACTACTTGCAGTTAATGAGCAGTGGAAGCAATAAAGATAGGCATCAAGAGGTTAGTGAAATTTCACGTGGTCTAAAAATGCTTGCAAGGGAGCTTCAAATTCCTATTGTGGCACTCTCTCAGCTTAACCGTTCACTTGAATCTCGTGCAGATAAAAGACCAATGCTTGCAGACCTTCGTGAATCTGGAGCGATTGAGCAGGATGCCGACATTATTCTTTTTGTTTATCGTGATGATGTTTACCGTATTCGTGAAGAGAAAGAGAAAGAGATGAAGGCACGTGCCGAGGGAAAAGAGTATAAGTCTACTTTCCACGAAAAAGAGGAAGAAGATGCCGAAATCATCATTGGTAAACAGCGTAACGGACCTACTGGAATTGTTGAGTTGAAGTTCCAAAAACGCTTTACACGCTTTGTCGATGCTGGGCAAGTTCCAGTAGAGGTTGTTTATGAACAGTCCAACATCGATACCGGCGGCGAAACTAAAATTGAGCTTCCGCCTATCTAAACCGCTTCTCATTGAGGGGCGGAAAGAGTGGATATTTCTAATCTTCTCTGCCCTTGTTATACTCATTTTTTCAATATCTTACCGCTACTATGAATACACTAAATTTACTTCACAAAAAAAGATCTATCTAAATGCAGATGTCCTTTTGCACTACTCAAAACACAAAGGCTCAAAACATTACGATGTTTTAAAACTGCAAACTCAGGATGGAATGGTCTTTTACACAACAGCTAAAAATAGAGACGATAACCTTAGAGGTAAAATGGTTCGTTTAGTCCTTTTCCCTTCGCGACTAAAGTTTAAAGATTTTTTGACTATTCCTTATATACCATCTTACATATTGCGTGTTTTAGAGAGCAAAACAGCTAGAATGAAACTGTTTGAAGAGATTAAAAAGCAACATACAGATCCTTGGATCAATGAGTTTTATGGTGCACTTTTTCTGGCTTTACCCATATCTAAATCTCTTAGAAAAGCAGTGACTAGGCTTGGTATAAACCATCTTTTGGCTCTTAGCGGTTTTCATATGGGATTTTTATGGCTGATTGTATATTTTTCTCTATCTGTTATCTATAAGCCACTTCAACAACGATTTTTCCCTTATAGACACAGGTTGTTGGATTTGGGATTAGTTACAATTTTACTACTTGGTGCATATTTACTGTTCGTGGGTACACCACCATCTTTGCTAAGAGCTTATGTTATGGTCGTAGTTGGATGGCTTGCTTTGCTTGCCGGCATAGAGTTACTCTCATTTACATTTTTAGCTGTTTGTGTCATATGGCTGATTGCACTATTTCCGGGGTTGTTTTTTTCTATAGGTTTTTGGCTTTCAGTTAGTGGAGTATTTTACATATATCTTTTTTTACACTACACAAAGAGTTGGTCAAAATGGGCAATATTTATAGTTCTAAATTTTTGGACATATTTAATGATGTTGCCTATAGTTCATACATTTTTTGGTCTCTTCTCTCTATATCAACTATCTTCTATTGCCTTGACTTTAGCTTTCTCAATATTTTATCCATTAACTATAATAATGCATATTCTGGGCATTGGAGGGTGGTTTGAAGGATTGATTTTAAATCTCTTCTCTTTACCAAAACCGAAAAGTGAAGTTTATGTTTTAACTCCATTATGGTTTCTTTCAGGTTTTATCATCTTATCTCTTTTTGCTGTCAGATGGCGTAAGGTACTCTATATTCAAATTATTGTCGCTTTTGTCTGGTTTATCTTCCTTATTCAAAAGGTAACATAACTTTTGTCCATAAAGAAATATGATCCACGATAGGTAGATCCATAAAAAGAAAAAGAGCAGGGTACTAAATGAACCATATACAGTTGCATATGTTTTATTGCTGAGTGTGTATTGGATAAAGAGATTTTTCCCAAGGTACCAGATAAGTGAAGCAAAAAATGATGAGATGAATGCTGCTTTTAGTTTTATTATAACCGTAGTAGAAATTTTATAGGTAACAAAAAAGAGCATCCAAATAATTAAATATGGAAATATTGACAGAAAATCTATTTTGCTTGTATAAGTAGTGGCATTAAGAAGCTGTTGGATTTTTACCGATAGGTAGATTGAAGCTGCAAGAGCCATAGGACCTAATGTAATGAGTGTCCAGTATGTAGTCAGTGCATTCCAAAAACCTTTCTGTTTAGTCTTAAAAATTTTACTAACAATATATTCATAGTTTTGAAAGAACATAATAGAGGCAAATAGTATAAAGATAAAACCTATAATACCAAGTTTAGAAGTATTGGCAAGAAAAGTATCTATATAACTTGCTACTGTATCTTGTGAAGCTGGCATGATATTAGAGAAGATAAATGCTTTAATCTTTTCATACTGTTCACTGAAGTTTGGCAAACGTACAATAATAGAAAAACTGATTAAAAGCAGTGGAATAAGCGTAAAGATAGTATAAAAGCTCAGGCTCGCAGCATAATAAGTTATGTCTGGATCGTAAAACTCTTTTAGTTTACGAAAGCCAAAGCGAGCCGTTTGTAAAAATTTATTCATTGCAAAAGTCTTGCTGATATTTTGGTATCTGCATTGTTACACAGTGAAGGCTACCGCCTTGTTCTATAAGTTTTAAACAGTTAATTGGAATTATCTCTCTTTTTGGAAAAAGCTCTTTAAAAAGTTCTGTTACCTCTTTATCTTTTTCATCTTCATAAACAGGCAGCAGTACTGAATGGTTGGTAATCAGAAAGTTGGCATATGTAGCCGGTAGTCTATTTCCATCTTTATATTTTGGGCTAGGCAATGGCAGTGGAACTAGACGATAAGGTTTTCCATCAATAGTGCGAAAACTTTTTAACTGCTCTTCCATTCTTTTAAGTTCATCATAATGAGAATCTTTTGGAGCATCACAGGCAACATAAGCTATTGTCTCTTCATCTACAAAACGAGCCAGTGTATCTATATGTGCATCGGTATCGTCACCTTCAAGTTCACCGTAATCAAGCCATAAAATATGTTTTAAGCAGAGTTTCTCTTTTAAAAACTCTTCTATTTGCTCTTTTTTTAGTCCTGGATTGCGGTTAATATTCAAGAGACATTTTGAAGTAGTTAACAGTGTACCTTTACCATCACTTTCAATAGAACCACCCTCTAAGACAAAGTCTATCTTTTCATAGTCGCCATACAGGTAACCTTTTTTAACTAATTGTTCAGTCACTGCATTATCTAATGCACTTTCAAACTTATCTCCCCAAGCATTGAATTTGAAGTCTAGAAACTTTCTTTTACCGTCAACATATACGGTAATAGGACCAAAGTCTCTTGCCCAGGTATCATTGGTTGGAAGTTCTACAAAAGTTATGTTTCTAACATCACAAAAGAGTTCTTTGGTAGCTTCTGCATTATCACAGACGATGATAACCGGTTGATTGTAGGCAATAGAGCTTGCAATGCGTACAAATGGAGTTAATGCCCCTTTAAGATCATATGCCCAGTCTGTATCTTTATGTGGAAATGCCAGTAAAACGGCATCTTGTTTTGTCCACTCAGTCGGGAAGTTGCACTTTGTCATCTTCTTTATCCTTTACTACACGAATGCTTTTATATACCATAACACCTACAAATATAGCTGTTAAAGTCATTCCTATAATCTTGATCCACGCAATATAGTCCATTCTTTTATACCTTTTTAGGTAAAATCTCTTTTATGTCACTTATAAAAATATCACGTAAAAATTTTGTTTACAATATTAACCAAATCGTACAAAAAACACAATCAATAGAGAAGTTAGCACTTGTACTTAAAGACAATGCTTACGGTCACGGTCTATCTTTAATGGCAAGCTTGGCTGCTGATGTTGGAGTAAAGCACGCAGTTGTAAGAAATCTACAAGAAGCCAAAGCAATTGTGGATCTTTTTGAAACAGTGCTTGTACTTTCAGACATTCCAAAAACTGCTCCTGTCAAAAAAATTCGCATAGTAGTAAATGACCTTAACTGCATAGCTAAAATTCCTAAAGGAACTTATGTAGAGTTAAAAGTAGATACAGGAATGCATCGTAACGGAGTCTTACCTTCAGAGTTTCAAAAAGCAGTTGAGGAAATTGAAAAGCATAGTTTAAATCTTGTAGGTATTATGACTCACTTTAGAAGTGCAGATGAGATGGGAAGTGAATTTTTTTGGCAGCGTAAAGAGTTTGATCGCATAAAAGAGTTAGCACAAAAGTTAGATATTAAGGGTGTTAGGTGGCACAGTTGCAACTCTGCAGCACTATTTCGTGTAAGTGAGTTTGATGAAGATATAGCCCGTGTTGGTATAGCAGCTTTTGGCTGTCTTGAAATGCCAAAACCTTTTAATTTACCAAAGCTTAAACCAGTTATGTCTTTATGGGCTGATCGCATTTCAACAAGAGAGCTTAGAGCAATGCAAAGAGTAGGTTACGCAGGGGCTGGATGTCTTAAAAGTAAAGGTGTAGTTTCAACTTACGATATAGGTTACGGTGATGGTTGGCTAAGAGGCTCATCAAGCAAGCCTTATATTTTACCTAACGGCAAAAAGATATTGGGGCGTGTATCAATGGATGCAATCTCAGTTGAAACAGCTGAAGAGCAAATTTTGATTTTTGATAATGCAATAGAGGCAGCAAAGCAGTTTGACACAATTGCTTATGATATCTTAGTTAAGTTAAGCCCTGCAATTAGACGGATAGTTGTATGAAATTATTGCTTTTACTCTTTTTACTTTTTATACTTCTTTATCCTTTTTGGGTGGTTCATAAGCAGACACTAGGTTTTAATGAAAAGATTGAAAAGAGACCTTCAGATTGGCCTGCAGAATATGAAGATATATATTACAAAACATATGATGGTATTTTATTGAAAGGGTGGTGGATTCCAGCAAAAAGCAATAAAGCAGTACTCCTTTTGCACGGTAACGGCGGAAGTAGAAATGGTTTTCATAGTGGTGTTTTTGAGCTTGGAAAAATCTACCACAACAGAGGCTTTAATGTAATGTTGGTAGATCTTCGTGCTCATGGCGAAAGTAGCGGAAAGCGTGTATATTTTGGTGTTAAAGAGCATAAAGATATGCTTAGCTGGTTAAACACTGTTGATCCAAAAGGCAAGTATAATTGGTATTTGCATGGCTTTTCTATGGGAGCAGCAACTGTACTGATGATGGTAGAGAGTGAGCCTGAAAGATTTGTAAAAGTTGTTGCAGATGCTCCATGGATTGACTTTGAAGCATTGGTTAAACAAGAGCTTTGGAAACGTGCGCATTTGCCTTCATTTGCATATAGTTATGTAAAGTGGATTGCAGAAACATTTTTTGATCAAGATTTTGTATTTGCAGATAATAGAGATAGATGCAAGAAGTTGTGTAAAAAAGAGATACTCTATATCTTTGAATCAAATGACTCGCTTCTTTCTGATTATCATTATAGATTACTTAAGAGTATTTGTCCATCTGCAGAGATTAAAATCTTTGATGGTGTAGCACATGTGGATGCCTTTAAACAGCATCCAGACAGATATGTGCAGGTATTGACAGAGCAGAGGAGTTTATAGAGAATTAAGCATCTCCCATCCACTTTCAATGGAAGGGGCTTTCTCTTTTGCATATAGCCATACAGCAGCGTTGAGTTTTGCTATTTGCATTAACTCCAATGAAGGGTTTGATACCATCTTCAGTATCTCATCTTTACTGAAAGATTCAGATGATTTTTTATAATCAATGCCAAAATTAGCAGGGTCAATGGTGATCTCTTCTATATTATTTGACTCACATACCCAGATATTGCATTTTCCAAAAATTTCAGGAGTTCCTTTGTCGCCTTTAATAATCACAAGTCTTTTATACCGATCTCCAAAAATCTCAAAATACTTTTTCACATACGGCTTATGAAAAACTCCTATTAGGGCTGTATTGCAGTTTGCAACATTTGGTAATCTTTCAAGCGTGTTTAATCCAGTACGAAGTCCAAGTTTTTGGCGCA contains:
- a CDS encoding ComEC/Rec2 family competence protein; translated protein: MNSPTSIPAAKLKLSFRLSKPLLIEGRKEWIFLIFSALVILIFSISYRYYEYTKFTSQKKIYLNADVLLHYSKHKGSKHYDVLKLQTQDGMVFYTTAKNRDDNLRGKMVRLVLFPSRLKFKDFLTIPYIPSYILRVLESKTARMKLFEEIKKQHTDPWINEFYGALFLALPISKSLRKAVTRLGINHLLALSGFHMGFLWLIVYFSLSVIYKPLQQRFFPYRHRLLDLGLVTILLLGAYLLFVGTPPSLLRAYVMVVVGWLALLAGIELLSFTFLAVCVIWLIALFPGLFFSIGFWLSVSGVFYIYLFLHYTKSWSKWAIFIVLNFWTYLMMLPIVHTFFGLFSLYQLSSIALTLAFSIFYPLTIIMHILGIGGWFEGLILNLFSLPKPKSEVYVLTPLWFLSGFIILSLFAVRWRKVLYIQIIVAFVWFIFLIQKVT
- a CDS encoding YihY family inner membrane protein, whose product is MNKFLQTARFGFRKLKEFYDPDITYYAASLSFYTIFTLIPLLLISFSIIVRLPNFSEQYEKIKAFIFSNIMPASQDTVASYIDTFLANTSKLGIIGFIFILFASIMFFQNYEYIVSKIFKTKQKGFWNALTTYWTLITLGPMALAASIYLSVKIQQLLNATTYTSKIDFLSIFPYLIIWMLFFVTYKISTTVIIKLKAAFISSFFASLIWYLGKNLFIQYTLSNKTYATVYGSFSTLLFFFLWIYLSWIIFLYGQKLCYLLNKEDKPDKSDNNLNIEYLTPSDSKKR
- a CDS encoding agmatine deiminase family protein, whose translation is MTKCNFPTEWTKQDAVLLAFPHKDTDWAYDLKGALTPFVRIASSIAYNQPVIIVCDNAEATKELFCDVRNITFVELPTNDTWARDFGPITVYVDGKRKFLDFKFNAWGDKFESALDNAVTEQLVKKGYLYGDYEKIDFVLEGGSIESDGKGTLLTTSKCLLNINRNPGLKKEQIEEFLKEKLCLKHILWLDYGELEGDDTDAHIDTLARFVDEETIAYVACDAPKDSHYDELKRMEEQLKSFRTIDGKPYRLVPLPLPSPKYKDGNRLPATYANFLITNHSVLLPVYEDEKDKEVTELFKELFPKREIIPINCLKLIEQGGSLHCVTMQIPKYQQDFCNE
- a CDS encoding alanine racemase; protein product: MSLIKISRKNFVYNINQIVQKTQSIEKLALVLKDNAYGHGLSLMASLAADVGVKHAVVRNLQEAKAIVDLFETVLVLSDIPKTAPVKKIRIVVNDLNCIAKIPKGTYVELKVDTGMHRNGVLPSEFQKAVEEIEKHSLNLVGIMTHFRSADEMGSEFFWQRKEFDRIKELAQKLDIKGVRWHSCNSAALFRVSEFDEDIARVGIAAFGCLEMPKPFNLPKLKPVMSLWADRISTRELRAMQRVGYAGAGCLKSKGVVSTYDIGYGDGWLRGSSSKPYILPNGKKILGRVSMDAISVETAEEQILIFDNAIEAAKQFDTIAYDILVKLSPAIRRIVV
- a CDS encoding alpha/beta hydrolase, producing MKLLLLLFLLFILLYPFWVVHKQTLGFNEKIEKRPSDWPAEYEDIYYKTYDGILLKGWWIPAKSNKAVLLLHGNGGSRNGFHSGVFELGKIYHNRGFNVMLVDLRAHGESSGKRVYFGVKEHKDMLSWLNTVDPKGKYNWYLHGFSMGAATVLMMVESEPERFVKVVADAPWIDFEALVKQELWKRAHLPSFAYSYVKWIAETFFDQDFVFADNRDRCKKLCKKEILYIFESNDSLLSDYHYRLLKSICPSAEIKIFDGVAHVDAFKQHPDRYVQVLTEQRSL